The Polyodon spathula isolate WHYD16114869_AA chromosome 23, ASM1765450v1, whole genome shotgun sequence genome has a window encoding:
- the LOC121298025 gene encoding chromodomain-helicase-DNA-binding protein 6-like isoform X1 — translation MWKGYFFVTKHRRWSRQARMHFQFPCRTDKHVKICQKKKREIMKVQKKGKQMASSKVLKHTPAAAAVSTAGDQNAQSPFPCSQTSLQEQPRASGPSNHCMVHAKPGLGQDPAPSVNGIEDDGGGSRVKKKRKKKEEKEPGGGAAAKGTSQKEPKPKKKRELKEEGKEQKKDKQPKEAKKGKELKQQKEPKKTRKPRETKGPKEKRTAAATSPKSRGRKPSKDQGQTPVEKKKKGKRKSETPADSLDSDENVSLTLQIPSAEETTDSTDGQKRRSGRQVKRRKYNEDLDFKVVDDDGETIAVLGTGRVPALPSSTLAWQSEEPPEDEANIIERILSARWVNNETSPGEPTLQAEEFYVKYRNFSYLHCKWATLEELEKDPRISQKIKRFRNKQAQMKHIFTEPDEDLFNPDYIEVDRVLEVAHTKDTETGEGVTHYLVKWCSLSYEESTWELQEDVDPGKIKEFEDIQKIPAVKHMERPAADTWQKLERSRDYRNANELREYQLEGMNWLLFNWYNRKNCILADEMGLGKTIQSITFLYEIFLLGIRGPFLIIAPLSTITNWEREFRTWTEMNAIVYHGSQISRQMIQQYEMLYKDEQANPIPGLFKFHGVITTFEMILADCPELKKIHWRCVVIDEAHRLKNRNCKLLEGLKLMNLEHKVLLTGTPLQNSVEELFSLLNFLEPMQFPSENTFLEEFGDLKTEEQVKKLQALLKPMMLRRLKDDVEKNLAPKEETIIEVELTNIQKKYYRAILEKNFTFLAKGANQHNMPNLINTMMELRKCCNHPYLITGAEEKILEDFRKNHSPEAWDFQLQAMIQAAGKLVLINKLLPKLIAGGHKVLIFSQMVRCLDILEDYLIQRRYTYERIDGRVRGNLRQAAIDRFCKVDSDRFVFLLCTRAGGLGINLTAADTCIIFDSDWNPQNDLQAQARCHRIGQSKAVKVYRLITRNSYEREMFDKASLKLGLDKAVLQDINKKGSTNGVQQLSKMEVEDLLRKGAYGALMDEEDEGSKFCEEDIDQILQRRTRTITIQTEGKGSTFAKASFVSSGNRTDISLDDPNFWQKWAKIAELELDSKDEKVSLVIDTPRVRKQTRHYNSFEDDELMEFSELESDSEDRPSRTRRLNERNRRYMRAECFRVEKNLLIFGWGRWKDILTHGRFKWHLVEKDMELICRALLVYCVKHYKGDEKIKSFIWDLITPTKDGHSQDLQNHSGLSAPVPRGRKGKKLKNPLSLPETKSADWLLSCNPEILLHDDSYKKHLKQHCNRVLLRVRMLYYLKAEVLGEAAVKSLEGIPSRDLDVLLPDIDYLEIPAEWWDGDADKSLLIGVHKHGYERYHAMRTDPKLCFLERVGMPDEVEQGVADVLSERSDTSKEDDLVNKEAVECDKDLAEEEAVVCNEAEDKVENVTAAPDCSDQDRPVWPVPSSLTARLRRLITAYQRFNRKELIRSEFLVPDGHGTWHLSEEMRRRVVEPDPLFLELQNRWTRREQADFYRTVSSFGVVFDPEKKCFDWTQFRMFARLERKTDQSLERYFHSFVAMCRCSCRLPPRKDEGPLDQPVYVEPITEERAARTLYRMELLRKVREQVLRHPELASRLQLCQPSLYLPVWWECGKHDRDLLIGAAKHGLSRTDYYILNDPQLYFLEAHRNYVQKEKQRHPGHALARCCLYDANVSQCASPFPYPGTHHAMEAAGSIMDPCVGEVGPGSKDVFMEDSMSLASLHHDETLGAGNALHGKALKDSSNAFPFNTDTGGQSMLNTYSVQADAQAVAGKLHVDSLGNEQNHCEADLMAPSGSLDEMQTQWDSTEHSNAADIFNESGAILGAQTLESEFLDSAQPAEERAESSLPDCMTMPSLNSQGNSMELLPSSFMLFKEITGPVNVQDEPEVPGICVDPCATDYVPSVTVTDLKMNHDCEDHVQENISEPVEKLSDSDVTQSAPSLCDGSESVNLEFDKDYLSHDDQSNVEEPEEGQREAGQGCVCDVGDENTLSSQTYEGADQASPAFSVLEAPPASSGSESVGELRAGEYSEDQHFTDNKPIKSEAGAGLIAPRQEEMGLFALNDEKPQPTAVPVESCEDDASAHAACFEIQEGLLQDIREPTIAQLLQEKALYSFSEWPKDRVIINRIDNICHAILKGKWPSSSQQFDSPSSVSAQSCANSIAHRNNVLSARVPATQSLSFSIGAGVPQLAKDGLVGMSFMRDPRRSRRGFEFESEATSKQGRMEKIPVVLNGWQEAAMDLSKAGDLSAGSSPKLASAGPRQSSLGLDMAGILQAGLIHPVTGQIVNGNLRRDDAVLRRRRGRRKNVEGVDLRFAKNRSLQSQEQNGQEGPGLPCSGPVPSDRRNPATQTQETQSVVMEREVANKSLLEWLRQNPNYTMEMPAFSHNVGILHGFAERPKQRRHRCKDPSKLDVNSLTGEERVPVVHKGTGRRLGGAMAPAIKELSRWLDANAEYAVTSDWAEIVKHSGFLPEDKFSRILTEPVFRDPGPRRRGRRPRSEVVKAAGAIPDSPSAMGSLFMNGLISGMDLVSLQNLRNMQGFPLTGLVGFPHGFATALPAGEEGKGGLNMLPMMLHGMAAVQPHMFSVSGLLKPAATAAISSTTVTSSSTSPSSCGAEKDPADAPKREESEEKQSATSTSSHPEPTVTASGPLAFNPFLIPGMSHGLLYPHMFLPHGVSMALPGVQQASSSGESPKSKKRKVKEDEAGCKATSQTESPPETQNQTSTEQEPPPLPAGDCAEQTAEEGEGLL, via the exons GCCCAGGGCCTCAGGACCGTCCAATCACTGCATGGTGCATGCCAAGCCGGGCCTGGGTCAGGACCCCGCTCCTTCCGTGAACGGCATCGAGGACGACGGCGGAGGCAGCAGGGTGAAGAAGAAACGAAAGAAAAAAGAGGAGAAGGAGCCGGGCGGGGGGGCAGCGGCGAAGGGGACGAGCCAGAAAGAACCCAAACCAAAGAAAAAGAGGGAGCTCAAAGAAGAAGGGAAGGAACAGAAAAAAGACAAGCAGCCCAAGGAGGCGAAAAAGGGCAAGgagctgaagcagcagaaagaaccCAAGAAGACGAGGAAACCGCGGGAGACGAAGGGTCCCAAGGAGAAGAGAACTGCCGCTGCCACGAGCCCCAAGAGCAGGGGCCGGAAACCCAG CAAAGATCAGGGCCAAACTCCTgtggagaagaagaagaaggggaAGAGGAAAAGTGAGACCCCTGCGGACTCCTTGGATTCTGACGAGAACGTTTCTCTGACTCTCCAAATCCCCAGTGCAGAGGAGACCACTGATTCCACAGACGGGCAG AAGCGCCGCTCAGGCCGGCAAGTGAAGCGGAGGAAATATAACGAGGATCTGGATTTCAAAGTGGTCGACGACGATGGAGAAACGATCGCTGTGCTGGGAACAGGGAGAGTGCCGGCGCTGCCTTCATCCACACTGGCGTGGCAATCCGAG GAGCCCCCGGAAGATGAAGCCAACATCATTGAGAGGATCCTGTCAGCTCGTTGGGTGAATAACGAG ACTTCTCCTGGTGAGCCGACCCTGCAGGCTGAAGAGTTCTATGTCAAGTACAGGAATTT CTCCTACCTGCACTGTAAGTGGGCCACGCTTGAAGAGCTGGAGAAGGACCCTAGGATCAGTCAGAAAATCAAGCGCTTCAGGAACAAACAGGcacaaatgaaacacattttcaccgAG CCTGACGAGGACCTGTTCAATCCAGACTACATTGAAGTGGACAGAGTGTTGGAAGTAGCCCACACAAAGGATACAGAGACTGGGGAG GGAGTTACCCATTATTTGGTGAAGTGGTGCTCCCTATCCTATGAAGAGAGTACCTGGGAGTTACAGGAGGATGTGGATCCAGGAAAAATCAAAGAGTTTGAGGACATCCAGAAGATCCCTGCCGTAAAGCACATG GAGCGCCCGGCCGCAGACACATGGCAGAAGCTGGAGCGCTCGCGGGACTACAGGAACGCCAACGAGCTACGCGAGTACCAGCTGGAGGGGATGAACTGGCTGCTGTTCAACTGGTACAACAG AAAGAACTGTATCCTGGCGGATGAGATGGGCTTGGGGAAGACCATCCAGTCCATCACGTTCCTCTACGAAATATTCCTGCTGGGGATCCGAGGGCCGTTCCTCATCATCGCGCCCCTGTCCACCATCACCAACTGGGAGCGTGAGTTTCGCACCTGGACTGAGATGAATGCCATCGTGTACCACGGCAGCCAGATCAGCAGGCAGATGATCCAGCAGTATGAGATGCTGTATAAGGATGAGCAG GCTAACCCCATCCCGGGTTTGTTCAAGTTCCACGGGGTCATCACCACCTTCGAGATGATCCTGGCTGACTGCCCAGAGCTCAAGAAGATCCACTGGCGTTGCGTGGTGATCGACGAGGCTCACCGCCTCAAGAACAGGAACTGCAAGCTGCTGGAAGGGCTGAAACTCATGAACCTG GAACATAAAGTGCTGCTGACTGGCACCCCGCTACAGAACTCTGTGGAGGAGCTCTTCAGTCTCTTAAACTTCCTGGAGCCCATGCAGTTTCCCTCGGAAAACACCTTCCTGGAGGAATTTGGAGATCTTAAAACGGaggaacag GTGAAGAAGCTGCAGGCGCTCCTGAAGCCCATGATGCTGCGCAGGCTGAAGGACGATGTGGAGAAGAACCTGGCCCCGAAGGAGGAGACCATCATCGAGGTGGAGCTCACCAACATCCAGAAGAAATACTACCGAGCCATCCTGGAGAAGAACTTCACTTTCTTGGCCAAGGGGGCCAACCAGCACAACATGCCCAACCTTATCAACACCATGATGGAGCTGCGCAAGTGCTGTAACCACCCCTACCTGATAACCG GCGCGGAGGAGAAGATCCTGGAGGATTTCCGGAAGAACCACAGCCCCGAAGCCTGGGACTTCCAGCTGCAGGCCATGATCCAGGCTGCGGGGAAGCTGGTACTCATCAACAAGCTGCTGCCCAAGCTGATCGCCGGCGGACACAAGGTGCTCATCTTCTCTCAGATGGTGCGCTGCCTGGACATCCTGGAGGACTACCTCATCCAGAGACG GTACACCTATGAGCGCATCGACGGGAGAGTTCGAGGGAACCTTCGCCAGGCCGCTATCGATCGGTTCTGCAAAGTGGATTCGGACCGGTTTGTATTTCTGCTGTGCACAAGAGCAGGGGGCCTCGGCATCAACCTGACAGCTGCTGACACCTGCATCATCTTCGACTCAGACTGGAACCCACAGAACGACCTGCAG GCTCAGGCCCGCTGCCACAGAATAGGCCAGAGCAAAGCGGTCAAGGTGTATCGCCTGATCACCAGGAACTCCTATGAAAGGGAGATGTTCGACAAAGCCAGCCTGAAGCTTGGGCTGGACAAAGCAGTGCTGCAGGACATCAACAAAAAGGGAAGCACCAACGGG GTGCAGCAGCTGTCCAAGATGGAGGTGGAGGACCTCCTGCGCAAGGGGGCATACGGAGCCCTAATGGACGAGGAGGACGAGGGCTCCAAGTTCTGCGAGGAAGACATTGACCAGATCCTGCAGCGCCGAACGCGGACCATCACCATCCAGACCGAGGGAAAGGGATCCACCTTCGCCAAG GCAAGCTTTGTATCTTCAGGAAACAGAACTGACATTTCTTTAGACGACCCGAACTTTTGGCAGAAGTGGGCGAAAATAGCAGAGCTGGAACTCGATTCCAAAGATGAAAAG GTGAGCTTGGTGATCGACACCCCGCGCGTGCGAAAGCAGACCCGACACTACAACTCCTTCGAGGACGACGAGCTGATGGAGTTCTCCGAGCTGGAGAGCGACTCCGAGGACCGGCCGTCCCGAACCCGCCGCCTGAACGAGAGGAACCGCCGCTACATGCGGGCCGAGTGCTTCCGGGTCGAGAAGAACCTGCTCATATTCGG ctgGGGCCGCTGGAAGGACATCCTGACCCACGGCAGGTTCAAGTGGCACTTGGTGGAGAAGGACATGGAGCTGATCTGCCGAGCGCTGCTGGTCTACTGCGTCAAACACTACAAAGGAGATGAGAAGATCAAGAGCTTCATCTGGGACCTCATCACCCCCACCAAGGACGGGCACAGCCAGGACCTGCAGAACCACTCCG GCTTGTCTGCGCCGGTTCCCAGGGGGAGGAAGGGGAAGAAGCTGAAGAATCCCTTGTCCCTGCCGGAGACAAAGAGCGCAGACTGGCTGCTCAGCTGCAACCCAGAGATCCTGCTTCACGACGACAGCTACAAGAAGCACCTCAAGCAGCACTGTAACAG GGTTCTGCTCCGAGTGAGGATGCTGTACTACCTGAAGGCGGAAGTGCTGGGAGAGGCGGCTGTCAAATCTTTAGAAGGCATTCCCAGTCG cgACCTGGATGTGCTGCTCCCTGATATTGACTACCTGGAGATTCCAGCGGAGTGGTGGGACGGGGACGCTGATAAATCTCTGCTTATAGGCGTCCACAAGCATG GGTATGAAAGATACCATGCCATGCGGACAGACCCCAAGCTGTGCTTCCTGGAGAGGGTGGGGATGCCTGATGAAGTGGAGCAGGGGGTTGCAGACGTGCTCAGTGAGAG gagcGACACGAGTAAAGAAGATGACTTGGTCAACAAGGAGGCTGTGGAGTGCGATAAAGACTTGGCTGAG GAGGAAGCTGTCGTCTGTAACGAAGCCGAAGACAAAGTAGAAAATGTCACTGCGG CCCCGGACTGCTCCGATCAAGACAGACCCGTGTGGCCGGTTCCTTCCTCCTTGACCGCGAGACTGCGCCGGCTGATCACTGCGTACCAGCGTTTCAACCGGAAGGAGCTGATTCGGAGTGAGTTCCTGGTGCCAGACGGCCACGGCACCTGGCATCTTTCCGAGGAAATGAGGAGGAGAGTCGTGGAGCCGGACCCCCTGTTCCTGGAGCTGCAGAACAG GTGGACCAGAAGGGAACAGGCAGATTTCTACCGGACGGTCTCTTCCTTTGGAGTGGTTTTCGACCCGGAAAAGAAGTGCTTTGACTGGACGCAGTTCAGGATGTTCGCTCGGTTAGAGAGAAAGACAGACCAGAGCCTGGAGAGGTATTTCCACAGCTTCGTGGCCATGTGTCGCTGCTCCTGCCGACTGCCTCCCAGGAAAGACGAAG GGCCGCTGGACCAGCCCGTGTACGTGGAGCCGATCACGGAGGAGCGAGCGGCGCGGACGCTGTACCGGATGGAGCTGCTGCGGAAGGTGCGCGAGCAAGTCCTCCGGCACCCCGAGCTGGCGTCGCGGCTCCAGCTGTGCCAACCCAGTCTCTACCTCCCCGTGTGGTGGGAGTGTGGCAAACACGACCGGGACCTCCTGATCGGGGCCGCCAAGCACGGGCTGAGCCGCACGGACTACTACATCCTCAACGACCCCCAGCTCTACTTCCTGGAGGCGCACAGGAACTACGTGCAGAAGGAGAAGCAGCGCCACCCCGGCCACGCCCTGGCGCGTTGCTGCCTCTACGATGCCAATGTCAGCCAGTGCGCCTCCCCGTTCCCTTACCCAGGGACCCACCATGCCATGGAGGCTGCAGGGAGCATCATGGACCCCTGTGTTGGGGAGGTGGGGCCGGGCAGTAAGGATGTGTTCATGGAGGACTCGATGAGTCTGGCTTCTCTTCACCACGATGAGACCTTGGGGGCAGGTAACGCACTACACGGAAAAGCTTTGAAAGACTCGTCCAACGCTTTCCCTTTTAACACGGACACTGGGGGGCAGAGCATGCTGAATACGTACAGCGTGCAAGCCGACGCGCAGGCTGTCGCAGGCAAGCTGCACGTAGATTCTTTAGGGAATGAGCAGAACCACTGCGAGGCCGATCTGATGGCACCGTCGGGCAGCCTGGATGAGATGCAGACACAGTGGGACAGCACGGAGCATTCCAACGCAGCGGATATATTTAACGAATCAGGAGCGATCCTCGGGGCGCAGACCCTGGAGTCAGAGTTCCTAGATTCAGCCCAGCCAGCCGAGGAAAGAGCAGAAAGCTCCCTACCAGACTGCATGACCATGCCGAGCTTGAACTCCCAAGGCAATAGTATGGAGCTTTTACCATCCAGCTTCATGCTGTTTAAGGAAATAACTGGTCCAGTTAATGTTCAAGACGAGCCTGAAGTTCCAGGCATATGCGTTGATCCCTGTGCAACCGACTATGTACCTTCTGTCACTGTGACGGACCTCAAAATGAACCACGACTGTGAGGACCATGTACAGGAGAACATCAGCGAACCTGTGGAAAAGCTGAGCGATTCTGACGTCACCCAGAGCGCGCCAAGCCTGTGCGATGGCAGTGAGAGTGTAAACCTGGAGTTCGACAAGGACTATCTCTCGCATGATGACCAGAGTAACGTAGAAGAGCCcgaggagggacagagggaggctGGACAAGGCTGTGTCTGTGACGTTGGAGATGAAAATACCCTCAGCAGTCAAACCTACGAAGGAGCAGACCAGGCGTCTCCCGCGTTCTCGGTTCTGGAGGCTCCCCCTGCATCGTCGGGATCGGAGTCGGTTGGGGAGTTGAGAGCGGGGGAGTACAGCGAAGACCAGCACTTCACAGACAATAAGCCCATAAAATCAGAGGCTGGAGCTGGTCTGATAGCACCCAGACAAGAAGAGATGGGGCTGTTTGCCCTGAATGATGAAAAACCCCAACCCACAG CTGTTCCTGTGGAGAGCTGTGAAGATGATGCCTCTGCCCACGCTGCTTGCTTTGAGATCCAGGAGGGGCTTCTCCAGGACATCCGGGAGCCCACCATCGCTCAGCTGCTGCAGGAGAAAGCGCTTTACTCCTTCTCTGAGTGGCCAAAG GATCGGGTGATCATCAACCGGATCGATAACATCTGCCACGCCATCCTGAAGGGGAAATGGCCATCTTCTAGTCAGCAGTTTGACTCTCCGAGCTCTGTGTCTGCCCAGAGCTGTGCGAACAGCATCGCTCACAGAAACAATGTCCTGTCCGCGCGGGTCCCTGCGACCCAGAGCCTGAGCTTCAGCATTGGGGCTGGCGTCCCTCAACTCGCCAAG GATGGGTTGGTGGGCATGTCATTCATGCGGGACCCCAGGAGAAGCCGGCGGGGGTTTGAGTTTGAATCGGAGGCAACCTCCAAGCAGGGCAGGATGGAGAAGATCCCGGTGGTTCTGAATGGCTGGCAGGAGGCTGCCATGGACCTCTCGAAGGCGGGGGACCTGTCTGCGGGCAGCTCCCCCAAGCTGGCCTCCGCTGGCCCCCGGCAGAGCTCACTGGGACTGGACATGGCCGGGATCCTGCAGGCCGGCCTCATTCACCCCGTCACCGGGCAGATCGTCAACGGTAACTTGCGCAGGGATGACGCCGTCTTGAGGAGGAGGCGGGGCCGCAGGAAGAACGTGGAAGGGGTGGACCTGCGATTCGCCAAAAACAGAAGCCTTCAGAGTCAGGAGCAG AATGGTCAGGAGGGTCCAGGCCTGCCTTGCTCTGGGCCCGTGCCGTCTGACAGGCGAAACCCTGCCACACAAACTCAAGAAACACAGAGTGTGGTGATGGAAAGGGAGGTCGCCAACAAGAGCCTGCTGGAGTGGCTCAGGCAAAATCCCAACTACACAATGGAGATGCCCGCCTTCTCCCAT AACGTTGGGATCTTGCACGGCTTTGCGGAGCGACCCAAGCAGAGGAGGCATCGCTGCAAAGACCCCAGCAAGCTGGACGTGAACTCGCTGACCGGAGAGGAGAGGGTCCCTGTGGTGCACAAGGGCACAGGGAGGAGG CTGGGAGGCGCAATGGCTCCAGCTATTAAGGAGTTGTCCCGGTGGCTGGATGCCAATGCAGAGTATGCTGTGACATCAGATTGGGCTGAGATCGTCAAACACTCC GGGTTTCTTCCGGAAGACAAGTTCAGCCGCATCCTCACTGAGCCAGTCTTCAGAGACCCGGGCCCCAGGAGAAGAGGCAGGCGTCCCCGGAGCGAGGTGGTCAAGGCAGCTGGAGCCATCCCAGACTCCCCTTCTGCGATGGGGTCCTTGTTCATGAACGGACTGATCAGCGGCATGGACTTGGTGAGCCTCCAGAACCTGAGGAACATGCAGGGGTTCCCCTTGACTGGACTTGTGGGCTTCCCTCATGGGTTTGCCACAGCGCTCCCTGCTGGGGAGGAGGGCAAGGGCGGGCTGAACATGTTGCCCATGATGCTGCATGGCATGGCCGCTGTCCAGCCACACATGTTCAGCGTCAGCGGACTCCTGAAGCCGGCAGCCACTGCAGCGATCAGCAGCACCACCGTCACCAGCAGCAGCACATCGCCCTCTTCCTGCGGGGCGGAGAAGGACCCTGCGGACGCACCCAAAAGAGAGGAGTCAGAGGAGAAGCAGAGTGCCACCAGCACCAGCAGCCACCCTGAGCCCACAGTAACTGCGAGCGGACCGCTAGCTTTCAATCCTTTCCTGATCCCGGGCATGTCTCATGGGCTGCTGTACCCGCACATGTTCCTCCCACATGGCGTCAGCATGGCGCTGCCCGGCGTGCAGCAGGCCAGCTCCTCGGGTGAGAGCCCCAAGAGCAAGAAGAGGAAAGTGAAGGAGGACGAAGCTGGGTGCAAAGCCACCTCTCAGACTGAATCCCCTCCAGAGACCCAGAACCAAACCAGCACAGAACAGGAGCCGCCCCCGCTGCCCGCAGGGGACTGTGCAGAGCAAACAGctgaggagggggaggggttaCTATAG